A stretch of Gorilla gorilla gorilla isolate KB3781 chromosome 9, NHGRI_mGorGor1-v2.1_pri, whole genome shotgun sequence DNA encodes these proteins:
- the TTC36 gene encoding tetratricopeptide repeat protein 36, producing MDRETLLMKGWSSSFQINFLLEAPPSQRPSLFCHLESPFGILELSTMGTPNDQAVLQAIFNPDTPFGDIVGLDLGEEAEKEEQEEDEVFPQAQLEQSKALELQGVMAAEAGDLSTALERFGQAICLLPERASAYNNRAQARRLQGDVAGALEDLERAVQLSGGRGRAARQSFVQRGLLARLQGRDDDARRDFERAARLGSPFARRQLVLLNPYAALCNRMLADMMGQLRRPRDSR from the exons ATGGACAGGGAGACACTCCTCATGAAGGGGTGGTCCTCATCCTTTCAGATCAACTTCCTGCTGGAGGCTCCACCCTCACAACGTCCCTCCCTCTTCTGTCATCTGGAGTCACCTTTTGGGATTTTGGAGTTGAGCACCATGGGGACTCCAAATGATCAGGCAGTGCTGCAGGCCATCTTCAACCCTGACACCCCATTTGGAGACATTGTTGGATTGGACCTCGGAGAGGAagcagaaaaggaagaacaagaagaag ATGAAGTTTTCCCTCAAGCACAGCTGGAACAGTCCAAGGCCCTGGAGCTGCAGGGGGTGATGGCAGCAGAGGCTGGGGACCTCAGCACAGCCCTGGAGAGGTTTGgccaagccatctgcctgctgcCTGAGAGGGCTTCAGCCTACAACAACCGTGCCCAGGCCCGGCGACTCCAGGGAGACGTGGCAG GCGCCCTGGAGGATCTGGAACGCGCGGTGCAGCTGAGCGGCGGCCGGGGCCGCGCCGCCCGCCAGAGCTTTGTGCAGCGCGGACTCCTGGCGCGGCTGCAGGGCCGAGACGACGACGCCCGCAGGGACTTCGAGAGGGCGGCACGGCTGGGCAGCCCCTTCGCGCGGCGCCAGCTGGTGCTGCTCAACCCCTACGCCGCGCTGTGCAACCGCATGCTGGCCGACATGATGGGGCAGCTGCGCCGCCCCCGCGACAGCCGCTGA